A portion of the Candidatus Manganitrophaceae bacterium genome contains these proteins:
- the carA gene encoding glutamine-hydrolyzing carbamoyl-phosphate synthase small subunit, whose amino-acid sequence MSRAILLLEDGTAFVGRSFGADGEAVGEVVFNTSMSGYQEILTDPSYKGQIVTMTYPLIGNVGVNPDDVESPRPWLEGFIVKEYSGFPSNWRATEPLDRLLQRSGIVAIQGLDTRALTRKLRDRGAMQGILSTEAFDTAQLLKKLKAQPPLVGQDLVRQVTCAEAYPWKEGAWQEPVVPARYHVVAYDFGIKQNILRRLTQAGCRVTVIPAETSAEKVLSMNPDGVLLSNGPGDPEAVSYAIRNTEKLIGKKPLFGICLGHQILGLALGGKCRKLKFGHHGGNQPIMDLVTRQVQITAENHGFAVDIQSIEKEVELTHVNLNDNTVEGMRHRTLPVFSVQYHPEASPGPRDAHFLFKRFIDSFEVQSG is encoded by the coding sequence ATGAGCCGGGCGATTCTCCTCCTGGAAGATGGAACGGCTTTCGTCGGCCGGTCGTTCGGCGCCGACGGAGAGGCGGTCGGCGAGGTGGTCTTCAACACCAGCATGAGCGGTTATCAGGAGATCCTTACCGACCCTTCCTACAAAGGGCAGATCGTCACGATGACCTATCCGCTGATCGGCAACGTCGGAGTCAACCCCGACGATGTCGAATCGCCGCGGCCGTGGCTGGAAGGGTTCATCGTCAAAGAGTACTCCGGCTTTCCAAGCAACTGGCGGGCGACGGAACCGCTCGACCGGCTTTTGCAACGAAGCGGGATCGTCGCCATTCAAGGACTCGACACCCGCGCCCTCACCCGGAAGCTCCGCGATCGGGGGGCGATGCAAGGGATTCTTTCAACGGAAGCGTTTGACACGGCGCAGCTTTTGAAGAAATTAAAAGCGCAGCCGCCCCTGGTAGGCCAAGACCTGGTCCGGCAGGTCACCTGTGCGGAGGCCTATCCCTGGAAAGAAGGGGCCTGGCAAGAACCGGTTGTCCCGGCGCGTTACCATGTCGTCGCGTATGACTTCGGGATCAAACAGAATATTCTCCGGCGGCTGACGCAGGCGGGATGCCGGGTGACGGTCATTCCGGCCGAGACGTCGGCCGAAAAAGTACTGTCGATGAATCCCGACGGCGTCCTCCTCTCCAACGGGCCGGGAGATCCCGAAGCGGTCTCCTACGCGATCCGGAACACGGAGAAGCTGATCGGGAAAAAGCCGCTCTTCGGAATCTGTCTCGGCCATCAGATTCTCGGGCTGGCGCTCGGGGGGAAATGCAGGAAGCTCAAGTTCGGCCATCACGGCGGCAATCAGCCGATCATGGACCTGGTGACCCGTCAAGTCCAGATCACCGCCGAGAACCACGGCTTTGCGGTCGATATTCAATCGATCGAAAAAGAGGTCGAGCTGACCCATGTCAACCTGAACGACAACACGGTCGAGGGGATGCGCCATCGGACCCTCCCGGTCTTTTCGGTTCAATACCATCCGGAAGCATCGCCGGGACCGCGCGATGCCCATTTTCTCTTTAAGCGGTTTATCGATTCATTCGAAGTTCAAAGCGGTTGA
- a CDS encoding dihydroorotase, with amino-acid sequence MTERILIQGGRILDPAHGRDAVGDLLIEEGVVREIGPKLAIKGAVTRIDAAGKLVVPGLIDLHSHLREPGFEYKETVASGTAAAAAGGFTSICCMPNTNPVNDNQSVTEFILERAKAEGKVHVLPVGAITKGSKGEELAEIGELVSAGCVAISDDGRPVMNSELMRRAMEYAKIFDIPVIDHCEDLNLSAGGVMFEGEVSTALGLKGIPAASETVMVARDIALAELTGARVHLAHISCGGSVHLIREAKRRGIAVTAETCPHYFTLTDDRVRGFDANAKMKPPLATRRDLEEVRAGLADGTIDAIATDHAPHAAQEKECEIDHAPFGIIGLETAFALSLMLVEEGVLSLQDLIRKLTESPARIIGKKIGRLGVGDTADVTVIDPAAEWSVDVGSFKSKSKNSPFLGWKLKGRIAGIVVAGKWTPSAEAAGAGKEPGKTS; translated from the coding sequence ATGACCGAGCGGATTTTGATTCAGGGGGGGCGGATCCTCGATCCGGCGCACGGCCGCGACGCAGTCGGCGATCTCTTGATCGAAGAGGGGGTGGTCCGGGAGATCGGCCCGAAGCTCGCAATCAAAGGGGCGGTCACGCGGATCGATGCCGCGGGCAAGCTCGTGGTGCCGGGACTGATCGATCTCCACAGTCATCTGCGCGAGCCGGGGTTCGAATACAAAGAGACGGTGGCGAGCGGGACGGCGGCCGCGGCGGCGGGCGGGTTTACTTCAATCTGCTGCATGCCGAATACCAATCCGGTCAACGACAACCAGTCGGTCACCGAGTTTATTTTAGAGCGGGCGAAGGCGGAGGGAAAAGTTCATGTCCTTCCGGTCGGCGCGATCACGAAGGGGTCAAAAGGGGAGGAGCTCGCCGAGATCGGGGAGCTGGTCTCCGCCGGCTGTGTCGCCATCTCCGACGACGGCCGCCCGGTGATGAACAGTGAATTAATGCGCCGGGCGATGGAGTATGCGAAGATCTTCGATATCCCGGTGATCGATCATTGCGAAGACCTGAACCTCTCGGCCGGCGGGGTGATGTTCGAAGGGGAGGTCTCGACGGCGCTCGGGCTCAAGGGAATTCCGGCGGCATCGGAGACGGTGATGGTCGCGCGGGATATCGCCCTGGCGGAGCTGACCGGGGCACGGGTCCACCTCGCCCACATCAGCTGCGGCGGCTCGGTCCATCTTATCCGGGAGGCGAAGCGGCGTGGGATCGCGGTGACGGCGGAGACCTGCCCGCACTATTTTACTCTGACCGACGACCGGGTCCGCGGCTTCGACGCGAACGCGAAGATGAAGCCGCCGCTCGCCACGCGGCGCGATCTCGAAGAGGTCCGGGCCGGATTGGCCGACGGGACGATCGACGCGATTGCCACCGACCATGCCCCGCACGCGGCGCAGGAGAAGGAGTGCGAGATCGACCATGCGCCGTTCGGGATCATCGGGCTCGAGACGGCGTTCGCCCTCTCGCTGATGTTGGTGGAAGAAGGCGTCCTGTCATTACAAGACTTAATTCGAAAGCTGACCGAGAGTCCGGCGCGGATCATCGGGAAGAAAATCGGGCGGCTCGGCGTCGGCGATACCGCCGACGTGACGGTGATCGATCCCGCCGCGGAGTGGAGCGTCGATGTCGGCTCCTTTAAATCGAAGAGCAAGAACTCTCCCTTCCTCGGCTGGAAGCTGAAGGGCCGGATCGCCGGAATCGTCGTGGCCGGAAAGTGGACCCCCTCTGCGGAAGCGGCCGGCGCGGGCAAAGAGCCGGGGAAAACTTCATGA
- a CDS encoding aspartate carbamoyltransferase catalytic subunit — MGLKRKDILAVAELEREEIDLILQTAESFKEVSTREIKKVPTLRGKTVVNLFFEPSTRTRTSFELAAKRLSADVINISTSSSSVVKGETLLDTARNIEAMQSDILILRHASSGAPYILARALRSAVINAGDGAHEHPSQGLLDLFTIKEKKGTIAGLKVVIVGDILHSRVAHSDIHGLKKLGAEVHLAGPPTMIPRGIEQWGVKVHYRLEEAIAGADVIILLRLQLERQGKGYFPTLREYARLYGLDSKKLALANGGVLVMHPGPINRGVEVTSEVADGLSSVILDQVTNGLAVRMALLFLLSGEKQ, encoded by the coding sequence ATGGGACTGAAGCGAAAAGACATTTTGGCGGTGGCCGAATTGGAGCGGGAGGAGATCGATCTGATTCTCCAAACGGCAGAGTCTTTTAAAGAGGTCTCCACCCGCGAAATCAAAAAGGTGCCGACCCTCCGGGGAAAGACAGTGGTCAACCTTTTTTTCGAGCCGAGCACCCGGACGCGAACCTCGTTCGAGCTGGCGGCCAAGCGGCTCTCCGCCGACGTGATCAACATCTCGACCTCTTCGAGCAGCGTGGTGAAGGGGGAGACGCTCCTCGACACGGCGCGCAACATCGAAGCGATGCAGTCGGACATCCTGATTCTCCGCCATGCGTCGTCGGGCGCGCCGTATATTCTCGCCCGGGCGTTGCGAAGCGCCGTGATCAACGCCGGCGACGGCGCGCACGAGCACCCGAGCCAGGGGCTGCTCGATCTTTTTACGATCAAAGAGAAGAAGGGGACGATTGCGGGGCTGAAGGTCGTGATCGTCGGCGACATCCTCCACAGCCGGGTCGCCCACTCCGACATTCATGGACTGAAGAAGCTCGGCGCGGAGGTCCATCTCGCCGGTCCGCCGACGATGATCCCGCGCGGAATAGAACAGTGGGGGGTGAAGGTCCACTACCGTCTGGAAGAAGCGATCGCCGGGGCCGACGTGATCATCCTCCTGAGGCTGCAATTGGAACGACAGGGAAAAGGATATTTCCCGACGCTGCGCGAGTATGCGCGGCTGTATGGGTTGGACAGCAAAAAATTGGCGCTCGCCAACGGCGGCGTCTTGGTAATGCATCCCGGCCCGATCAATCGGGGGGTGGAGGTGACCTCGGAGGTGGCCGACGGCCTCTCCTCCGTAATCTTAGACCAGGTGACGAATGGACTGGCCGTCCGGATGGCATTGCTCTTTTTACTCTCCGGGGAGAAACAATGA
- the pyrR gene encoding bifunctional pyr operon transcriptional regulator/uracil phosphoribosyltransferase PyrR, which translates to MERVILNSVEIFRALTRIAHEIVERNKGSKEIVLVGIRTGGVFLAQRLAKKIQEIEGETVPIGELDITLYRDDLATRKESPVLRKTHIPFDLNGRRIILVDDVLFTGRTIRAAMDGLMDLGRPRQIQLAVLIDRGHRELPIRADYVGKNLPTGFDEKVEVLLEEAGEEDRILLRRLSDVGVQGAET; encoded by the coding sequence ATGGAACGGGTGATTCTCAACTCGGTCGAGATCTTTCGGGCGCTGACCCGGATCGCGCACGAGATCGTCGAGAGAAACAAAGGGTCGAAGGAGATCGTCCTCGTCGGCATTCGGACCGGCGGCGTCTTTCTCGCCCAGCGGCTGGCCAAAAAGATTCAAGAGATCGAAGGGGAGACGGTGCCGATCGGCGAGCTCGACATCACCCTCTACCGCGACGACCTTGCGACCCGCAAAGAATCTCCCGTCCTCAGGAAGACCCACATTCCGTTCGACCTCAACGGCCGCCGGATTATCCTGGTCGATGACGTTCTCTTCACCGGCCGGACGATTCGCGCGGCGATGGATGGGTTGATGGACCTCGGCCGGCCGCGGCAGATTCAGCTGGCGGTGCTGATCGACCGGGGACACCGCGAGCTGCCGATCCGGGCCGACTACGTCGGGAAGAACCTGCCGACCGGCTTCGACGAAAAAGTTGAAGTGCTCCTTGAAGAAGCCGGAGAGGAGGATCGGATCCTCTTGAGACGGCTGTCGGATGTCGGCGTTCAAGGGGCGGAGACGTAA
- a CDS encoding DUF1697 domain-containing protein, with product MTSFIALLRGINVSGQKQIRMADLLKRFKALGFEDARNYLQSGNVVFRSRRSNVKKLASAIQADIAEAFGHQVDVLVLSAGELNRIAASNPLPKLGRKETLFHATFLFQPILKTDFEKLVLPAQEGERAVLIDQVVFLYCPHGYGRTKLNNAFFERKLGVPATTRNWRTVLALRDLCEER from the coding sequence ATGACCTCTTTCATCGCACTCCTGCGCGGGATCAACGTCTCCGGACAAAAGCAAATCCGGATGGCCGATCTGCTGAAGCGCTTTAAGGCGTTGGGATTCGAAGACGCTCGGAATTATCTGCAAAGCGGAAACGTCGTCTTCCGCAGCCGTCGAAGCAATGTAAAGAAGCTCGCCTCCGCCATCCAAGCCGACATCGCCGAGGCGTTCGGACATCAGGTGGATGTCCTCGTCCTGTCGGCGGGGGAGCTGAACCGCATCGCCGCTTCCAATCCGCTCCCGAAGTTAGGTCGAAAAGAAACACTGTTCCACGCAACCTTCCTCTTTCAGCCTATCTTGAAGACTGATTTTGAAAAGCTCGTCCTCCCAGCGCAGGAAGGGGAGCGGGCGGTGTTGATCGATCAGGTGGTGTTCCTTTACTGTCCGCATGGCTATGGGAGAACGAAGCTGAATAATGCTTTTTTCGAAAGAAAGTTGGGAGTGCCTGCGACGACGCGGAATTGGCGGACGGTGTTGGCGTTGCGAGATCTTTGTGAGGAACGATGA
- a CDS encoding GAF domain-containing protein, with translation MRPAEEPHRIDSSLSAEETRLRVLQEYRVLDTGPEARFDEITHLASRICGAPIALMSLVDAERLFFKSHVGLDVQEAPFPHAFCGQAIKQRGVFMVPDAHNDERFATHPLVLQPPHIRFYAAAPLISPNGVAVGTLCVIDHVPRSLDVDQRLALEVLARQIIVQLEQRRAISRLEESLATIKTLQGLLSICAWCKKIRQEDGYWEQLEDYLLKHSDAKLSHSICPECRTTVRPDDPGE, from the coding sequence ATGCGACCGGCAGAGGAACCCCATCGGATCGATTCCTCTTTGTCAGCGGAGGAGACGCGGCTTCGGGTGTTGCAGGAATACCGGGTGCTCGATACGGGACCCGAGGCCCGTTTTGATGAGATCACCCATCTTGCCTCCCGCATCTGCGGCGCTCCGATCGCGCTGATGAGCTTGGTCGATGCCGAGCGCCTCTTTTTTAAATCGCATGTCGGCCTCGACGTTCAGGAGGCCCCCTTTCCGCACGCCTTCTGCGGGCAGGCGATCAAGCAACGCGGCGTCTTCATGGTCCCCGACGCTCACAACGACGAGCGCTTCGCGACCCATCCCCTCGTCCTTCAACCGCCGCACATTCGGTTTTATGCCGCCGCCCCGCTCATCTCGCCGAACGGCGTTGCGGTCGGGACGCTCTGCGTCATCGACCATGTCCCCCGTTCTTTAGACGTCGATCAGCGCCTGGCGCTGGAGGTGCTCGCCCGGCAGATCATCGTTCAACTGGAACAAAGGCGGGCGATCAGCCGGCTCGAGGAGAGCCTCGCGACCATCAAGACGCTGCAGGGGCTCCTGTCGATCTGCGCCTGGTGCAAGAAGATCCGCCAGGAGGACGGCTATTGGGAGCAGCTGGAGGATTACCTCTTGAAGCATTCAGACGCCAAACTCTCCCACAGCATCTGCCCCGAATGCCGCACCACCGTCCGTCCCGACGACCCCGGCGAATAA
- a CDS encoding NUDIX hydrolase: MMQMNFCPECGKPLAQHKIERLLRYVCSKEVGGCGFVDYGHFTLGVGGLVIDIDRKTGERRVLLIERNQEPNRGGWTIPGGFVDLDETVEVAVVREVEEETGLHCRVIGMVGFRNRADPEMNTAYAVFLLEAVGGALVSAPTEEIAQCGFYTLAQLAEIPRLAPLSRTVAVAALTMPFHLLLSTTVPGLAGRPPFTLFIG, translated from the coding sequence ATGATGCAGATGAATTTTTGTCCGGAGTGTGGGAAGCCGTTGGCCCAACATAAAATCGAGCGGCTGCTGCGCTACGTCTGTTCCAAAGAGGTCGGGGGTTGCGGGTTCGTCGACTATGGGCATTTCACGCTCGGGGTAGGGGGGCTGGTGATCGACATCGATCGAAAAACGGGGGAGCGGCGCGTCCTTCTGATCGAGCGCAATCAAGAGCCGAACCGGGGAGGTTGGACGATCCCGGGGGGGTTTGTCGATCTCGATGAGACGGTGGAGGTCGCCGTTGTGCGGGAGGTTGAGGAGGAGACCGGCCTCCATTGCCGCGTGATCGGGATGGTCGGGTTTCGCAACCGGGCCGATCCGGAGATGAACACCGCTTATGCGGTCTTTCTGCTCGAAGCGGTCGGCGGGGCGCTGGTCTCGGCGCCGACCGAAGAGATTGCCCAATGCGGTTTTTACACCCTGGCCCAGTTGGCGGAGATTCCGCGTCTCGCGCCGCTCTCACGGACCGTCGCCGTCGCCGCCCTCACGATGCCTTTTCATCTATTGCTCTCTACCACCGTCCCCGGGTTGGCGGGGCGGCCGCCGTTTACCCTCTTTATCGGATAG
- a CDS encoding zinc-dependent alcohol dehydrogenase family protein, which produces MRAMVVEKRAPLEERPLQLVQLPTPEPGPGEVLIRVEVCAICRTDLHVVEGELPPHKNRVVPGHQVVGEIVRPGAEATRFQVGERVGVAWLWAACGGCLYCLRGDENLCELPQFTGYDVDGGYAEYIVAPEAFIYRLPIRLPAHQAAPLLCAGIIGYRALHRSNIRQGGRLGLYGFGASAHVVIQIARYWGCEVYVATRGEKHRRLAQELGAAWVGEAADAPPIKLDAAIIFAPAGELVPAALRAVDKGGTVAVAGIYLTDIPRLNYQKELFYEKTLRSVTANTRRDGEELLKLASEIPIRTHTELFDLEEANEALSRLKHDGIQGAGVLRIKRNG; this is translated from the coding sequence ATGCGAGCCATGGTCGTCGAAAAACGAGCCCCCCTCGAAGAAAGACCGCTGCAGCTCGTCCAACTCCCCACCCCGGAGCCGGGTCCCGGAGAGGTCCTGATCCGGGTCGAGGTCTGCGCGATCTGCCGGACCGATCTGCATGTGGTCGAGGGGGAGCTGCCGCCCCACAAAAACAGAGTCGTCCCGGGCCATCAGGTGGTCGGTGAAATCGTCCGGCCCGGCGCCGAGGCAACCCGGTTTCAGGTCGGAGAGCGGGTCGGCGTCGCCTGGCTCTGGGCCGCATGCGGCGGCTGTCTCTACTGTTTGCGGGGCGATGAGAACCTCTGCGAGCTGCCGCAGTTTACCGGCTACGACGTCGACGGCGGTTACGCGGAATATATCGTCGCGCCGGAAGCGTTCATCTATCGGCTGCCGATCCGGCTTCCCGCCCATCAGGCCGCGCCGCTCCTCTGCGCCGGGATCATCGGCTACCGGGCGCTTCACAGAAGCAACATCCGGCAGGGAGGGCGTCTCGGACTCTACGGCTTCGGCGCCTCGGCCCATGTTGTCATTCAGATCGCCCGATATTGGGGGTGTGAGGTCTATGTCGCAACCCGGGGGGAGAAACATCGCCGACTGGCGCAGGAGCTCGGCGCCGCCTGGGTCGGCGAAGCGGCCGACGCCCCGCCGATCAAGCTCGATGCCGCGATTATCTTCGCGCCGGCCGGAGAGCTTGTTCCGGCCGCGCTGCGCGCCGTCGATAAGGGCGGGACCGTCGCGGTCGCCGGAATTTATCTAACCGATATCCCGAGATTAAATTATCAGAAAGAGCTCTTCTACGAGAAAACCCTCCGGAGCGTCACCGCCAACACCCGCCGCGACGGAGAGGAGCTCCTCAAACTGGCGTCGGAGATTCCGATCCGAACCCACACGGAGCTCTTCGACCTGGAAGAGGCGAACGAAGCGCTCTCCCGCCTTAAACACGACGGCATTCAAGGGGCCGGCGTCCTCCGGATCAAACGCAACGGATAA
- a CDS encoding membrane integrity-associated transporter subunit PqiC — MGRRVFLSLFLTVVAACSFPGPVKEKVVHTYLLNPDWTATAPPETIGRGAQGRGAMAVLLVALPQAQSGFDTERIAYLRRPNEVGYYAASEWADTPARMLAPLLVQALERTDTWQAVVPTPTAVRGDYRVDSDDLALSQEFFEAPSRVRLTLRAQLVDLQQLRPVGTKVFEVFEPAPSEDAYGGVLAANRAVARLLGELSDWIARCKEARPSDPC; from the coding sequence GTGGGTCGACGCGTTTTCCTATCACTATTTCTGACGGTCGTCGCTGCCTGTTCTTTTCCCGGCCCCGTAAAAGAGAAGGTGGTCCACACCTATCTTCTGAACCCCGATTGGACCGCGACCGCGCCGCCCGAGACGATCGGACGGGGGGCGCAGGGGAGGGGAGCGATGGCGGTGTTGCTGGTTGCCCTTCCGCAGGCGCAGTCGGGTTTCGACACGGAGCGGATCGCCTATCTTCGGCGGCCGAATGAGGTCGGTTATTACGCCGCCAGCGAATGGGCCGATACCCCCGCCCGCATGTTGGCGCCGTTGCTGGTTCAAGCGTTGGAGCGGACCGACACCTGGCAGGCGGTGGTGCCGACGCCGACCGCGGTCCGAGGAGATTACCGGGTCGATTCCGATGATCTCGCCCTCAGCCAAGAGTTTTTTGAAGCGCCGAGCCGCGTCCGACTGACGCTCCGCGCGCAGCTGGTCGACCTGCAGCAGCTTCGTCCCGTCGGCACGAAGGTCTTCGAAGTTTTCGAACCGGCCCCCAGCGAAGATGCTTACGGAGGGGTCCTCGCCGCCAACCGCGCCGTCGCCAGGCTGCTCGGCGAACTTTCAGACTGGATCGCCCGCTGCAAAGAGGCGCGCCCGTCGGATCCCTGCTGA
- a CDS encoding MCE family protein: MEQKVNYTRVGLFVLLFGAALVGVLLWLGKREYRKEYRHYYVYVQESVTGLSVDASVKYHGVDVGYLREMVVDPNRPEQVRLTLSVAPETPVKIDTEAVLEFQGLTGVALINLTNGSRESPPLTARPGERYPVIQNTPSLYALLSRALTDPSLPRLIHHLDDLTVNTQTLVNDENRAAVRQLLTETAKITQTVDRMTERVGEQLPILLTRLQESSQALQEMSNRAVQTSAMVERLIDHNRASLDVFTGQTLTESGLLVSELRQLTATTKRLASKLEREPNALIFGKGPLPRGPGE, encoded by the coding sequence ATGGAACAAAAAGTGAATTATACGCGGGTCGGCCTCTTCGTCCTCCTCTTCGGCGCGGCGCTGGTCGGCGTACTCCTCTGGCTCGGCAAACGGGAGTACCGGAAGGAATATCGGCATTATTATGTCTATGTGCAGGAGTCGGTCACCGGGTTGAGCGTCGACGCGTCGGTCAAATATCACGGGGTCGATGTCGGATACCTCAGGGAGATGGTGGTCGATCCGAACCGTCCCGAGCAGGTCCGGCTGACCCTTTCGGTCGCGCCCGAGACGCCGGTGAAGATCGATACCGAAGCAGTATTGGAGTTCCAGGGGCTGACCGGGGTCGCCTTGATCAATCTAACCAACGGCAGCCGGGAGTCGCCTCCCCTCACCGCAAGACCAGGAGAGCGTTATCCGGTCATTCAAAACACCCCCTCTTTGTACGCCCTGCTCTCCCGCGCGCTCACCGATCCGTCGCTGCCGCGGCTGATTCATCATTTAGACGACCTGACCGTCAATACCCAAACCCTGGTCAACGACGAGAATCGCGCGGCGGTCCGGCAGCTCTTGACCGAAACGGCGAAAATCACCCAAACCGTCGATCGGATGACCGAAAGGGTCGGCGAGCAGCTGCCGATCCTTCTCACTCGCCTTCAGGAGAGCTCCCAGGCGCTGCAAGAGATGTCGAACCGCGCCGTGCAGACGAGCGCGATGGTGGAGCGGCTGATCGATCACAATCGGGCCAGCCTCGACGTCTTTACCGGACAGACATTGACTGAATCAGGTCTGCTCGTGTCGGAGCTGAGGCAGCTGACCGCCACCACGAAGCGGCTCGCGTCGAAGCTGGAGCGGGAGCCGAACGCCCTGATCTTCGGCAAGGGGCCGCTTCCGCGCGGACCGGGAGAGTGA
- a CDS encoding ATP-binding cassette domain-containing protein codes for MAAPPQKADPVVEVRQVSTTFGSTVVHRDISFTVYRGELFAIVGRSGSGKSVLLREMTLLREPDGGSIRVLGQDLSAIDPDRALQLRRRWGVLFQDGALFSALTVAENAAVPLKEHTDLSDRLIEEIAAVKIGLAGLPPGGAGKYPDELSGGMRGRAALARAIALDPELLFLDEPTAGLDPISARGFADLIDRLKGWLGLTVVMVTHDLDTLWRLADRVAMLSEGKILAIGTMTELSRSNDLQVRAFFQGPRGLTGPAEPMAKEQRWNKK; via the coding sequence GTGGCCGCCCCGCCGCAAAAGGCAGATCCGGTGGTGGAAGTCAGGCAGGTCTCGACCACCTTCGGCAGTACGGTGGTCCATCGCGACATCAGCTTCACGGTCTACCGGGGTGAGCTCTTCGCCATCGTCGGCCGGAGCGGGAGCGGGAAGTCGGTCCTGCTGCGGGAGATGACCCTTCTGCGAGAGCCCGACGGCGGATCGATCCGGGTGTTGGGACAGGATCTGAGCGCCATCGATCCCGACCGGGCGCTACAACTCCGCCGTCGGTGGGGGGTTTTATTCCAAGACGGAGCGCTCTTCAGCGCCCTGACGGTGGCCGAAAATGCCGCCGTCCCGCTGAAGGAGCATACCGATCTCAGCGACCGGTTAATCGAGGAGATCGCCGCGGTCAAAATCGGACTGGCCGGCCTTCCGCCGGGGGGAGCCGGCAAATATCCGGACGAGCTCAGCGGCGGGATGCGAGGGCGGGCCGCGCTGGCCCGCGCGATTGCGCTCGATCCCGAGCTGCTCTTTCTCGACGAGCCGACGGCCGGGTTGGACCCGATCAGCGCCCGGGGATTCGCTGATCTGATCGACCGCCTGAAAGGATGGCTCGGTCTGACGGTGGTGATGGTCACACACGACCTCGACACCCTCTGGCGGCTGGCGGACCGTGTCGCGATGCTCAGCGAGGGGAAAATCCTCGCGATCGGAACGATGACGGAGCTTTCCCGGTCGAATGATCTACAGGTCCGGGCGTTTTTTCAAGGGCCGCGCGGGCTCACCGGACCGGCGGAACCGATGGCAAAGGAGCAGCGATGGAACAAAAAGTGA
- a CDS encoding MlaE family lipid ABC transporter permease subunit yields the protein MNDKGASTAEQAGLSLGVDQVIHVYGRWTLPHLADLERRIEAFPWPNRDAVVWEFGAVETLDTGGAWLLHRTLDALRQGGKQIVLRHLSPEHAELMQVVAASFATVPIAPFLPQPGPLERVGRLAWRGLGELRDAISFLGESLMTFLFALTHPKHFRWRTLLKRLELDGYNALPIVGLLLFLMGGVIAYQGATQLRLFGAQIFIVDLVGISLLREIAPLVTAIVVAGRSGAAYTAEIGTMKVTEELDAMRTIGIPPMELLVLPRIAAMVIALPLLTVFADGVGIFAGMLVAFDQLGVRFAEFISRFREAIALKHYLIGLSKAPVFALLISLTGCYQGFRVRGSVESVGRNTTTSVVQSIFLVIAFDAFYSIVVSWWNL from the coding sequence ATGAACGATAAAGGAGCGTCGACGGCGGAGCAGGCGGGTCTCTCTCTCGGCGTCGATCAGGTGATCCATGTTTACGGCCGCTGGACCCTTCCCCATCTGGCCGATCTGGAGCGGCGGATTGAGGCGTTTCCCTGGCCGAATCGAGATGCGGTGGTCTGGGAGTTTGGGGCGGTAGAAACGCTCGACACCGGCGGCGCCTGGCTGCTGCACCGGACCCTGGACGCGCTCAGGCAGGGGGGGAAACAGATCGTTCTGCGGCATCTCTCACCGGAACACGCCGAGTTGATGCAGGTGGTGGCCGCCAGCTTCGCGACGGTTCCGATTGCCCCCTTTCTCCCTCAGCCGGGACCGTTGGAGCGGGTCGGCAGACTAGCCTGGCGAGGGCTGGGCGAACTGCGCGACGCAATCTCATTCCTGGGGGAGAGCCTGATGACCTTCCTCTTCGCCCTGACCCACCCGAAGCATTTCCGCTGGCGAACGTTGCTGAAGCGGCTTGAACTCGATGGGTACAATGCGCTTCCAATCGTCGGGCTCCTTCTTTTTTTGATGGGAGGGGTAATCGCCTATCAGGGGGCGACGCAGCTTCGCCTCTTCGGCGCCCAGATTTTCATCGTCGACCTGGTCGGGATCTCTCTGCTGCGCGAGATCGCGCCATTGGTGACGGCGATCGTGGTGGCGGGCCGCTCGGGGGCGGCTTATACCGCCGAGATCGGCACGATGAAGGTCACCGAAGAGCTCGATGCGATGCGGACGATCGGCATCCCGCCGATGGAGCTGTTGGTGCTCCCTCGAATCGCCGCCATGGTGATCGCCCTTCCGCTCCTGACCGTGTTTGCCGACGGAGTCGGCATCTTCGCCGGGATGTTGGTCGCCTTCGATCAACTCGGGGTCCGGTTTGCCGAATTCATCTCCCGCTTCCGGGAGGCGATTGCGTTGAAGCATTACCTGATCGGCCTCAGCAAGGCGCCGGTTTTCGCCTTGCTCATCTCTCTGACCGGCTGTTATCAAGGCTTCCGTGTCCGGGGGAGCGTCGAGAGCGTCGGCCGAAACACCACCACCAGCGTCGTCCAGTCGATTTTCCTCGTGATTGCCTTTGACGCTTTCTACTCGATTGTCGTCAGCTGGTGGAACCTGTAA